In Symphalangus syndactylus isolate Jambi chromosome 6, NHGRI_mSymSyn1-v2.1_pri, whole genome shotgun sequence, a genomic segment contains:
- the AQP11 gene encoding aquaporin-11 isoform X3: MSPLLGLRPELQDTCTSLGLMLSVVLLMGLARVVARQQLHRPVAHAFVLEFLATFQLCCCTHELQLLSEQHPTHPTWTLTLVYFFSLVHGLTLVGTSSNPCGVMMQMMLGGMSPETGVVRLLAQLVSALCSRYCTSALWSLGLTQYHISERSFACKNPIQVDLLKAVITEAVCSFLFHSALLHFQEVRTKLRIHLLAALITFLVYAGIVLMVERKDNLLTASFFMPRWHRSFRIPLLKNDPGFTKFLSI; encoded by the exons ATGTCGCCGCTGCTGGGGCTCCGGCCCGAGCTGCAGGACACCTGCACCTCGCTGGGACTGATGCTGTCGGTGGTGCTGCTCATGGGGCTGGCCCGCGTGGTCGCCCGGCAGCAGCTGCACAGGCCGGTGGCCCACGCCTTCGTCCTGGAATTTCTAGCCACCTTCCAGCTCTGCTGCTGCACCCACGAGCTGCAACTGCTGAGCGAACAGCACCCTACACACCCCACCTGGACGCTGACGCTCGTCTACTTCTTCTCGCTTGTGCATGGCCTGACTCTGGTGGGCACGTCTAGCAACCCGTGCGGCGTGATGATGCAGATGATGCTGGGGGGCATGTCCCCCGAGACGGGTGTGGTGAGGCTATTGGCTCAGCTGGTTAGTGCCCTGTGCAGCAGGTACTGCACAAGCGCCTTGTGGAGCTTGGGTCTGACCCAGTATCACATCAGCGAGAGGAGCTTCGCTTGCAAGAATCCCATCCAAGTCGACTTGCTCAAAGCGGTCATCACAGAGGCCGTCTGCTCCTTTCTCTTCCACAGCGCTCTGCTGCACTTCCAGGAGGTCCGAACCAAGCTTCGTATCCACCTGCTGGCTGCACTCATCACCTTTTTGGTCTATGCAG GGATTGTTTTAATGGTAGAAAGGAAAGATAACTTATTAACTGCCTCTTTCTTCATGCCAAGGTGGCATAGATCGTTTCGGATACCCTTACTGAAAAATGATCCTGGCTTTACAAAGTTCCTTTCGATTTAA